From one Trifolium pratense cultivar HEN17-A07 linkage group LG1, ARS_RC_1.1, whole genome shotgun sequence genomic stretch:
- the LOC123902144 gene encoding uncharacterized protein LOC123902144, whose protein sequence is MENENKKEFRNYCVYNDEAEEEEDMKVDKFYSLLRSFRESRNRLRQREFQNQLAKDETNNKKKKMKIEPCFQLQDFTADFHFREFPLDFSDPIPVPNNTVKNNNNGEKKEQLKEHALVDLKLAL, encoded by the coding sequence ATGGAAAACGAAAACAAGAAAGAGTTTAGAAATTATTGTGTTTATAACGACGAAGCAGAAGAAGAGGAAGATATGAAGGTGGATAAATTTTACTCTCTGTTAAGGAGTTTCCGTGAATCACGTAATCGATTACGCCAAAGGGAATTCCAAAATCAGCTGGCAAAAGACGAGACcaacaacaagaagaaaaagatgaaaataGAGCCTTGTTTTCAATTGCAGGATTTCACTGCAGATTTTCACTTCAGAGAATTTCCTTTGGATTTTTCTGATCCTATTCCAGTTCCAAATAACACagtaaaaaacaacaacaatggtGAGAAGAAGGAACAACTCAAGGAACATGCCCTTGTTGACCTCAAACTCGCTCTATAG
- the LOC123891146 gene encoding uncharacterized protein LOC123891146, with product MVDPPTFSLGLTASDEEKGNASSSGAEANVKHKGKGKKDEKKVSDKVRKDNDAEANVKHKGKGKKDEKKVSDKVRKDNDADPRLRHKLSIPKVYDIMQLIEGKRRKDQIVKELTECGFGGMRYICNWTKIPTFFVDWIVKSFEKEHMWIRLTKTKVLPLRDDDVHRVYDLPMAGKEINLDLCSDGAIRRLRRELGLGGDSSPHVKVSDLESKLKTIEHPKAWVKGAICYIIHNILCPTNHSGVSLQYAQILEDPAGVSSYNWCSYVLQYMKEGLQNPIVANPLADFHFLMINYMEKMGKKSPFLTGRYKRPSLRDWDVKTATQDIQKVHDVMGLEYGLTAGVTTLNNTDEVPLVLCFDADTCPLSAAPMHLNHCRSCIMIYNRAAEILERRLAEGKDGAAEQKVGNEQANIDEGNVRKQGLRYKSSAKRRKVIPNVEDEEADDGQGQQPPLSGTQETILQYPQYFDAG from the exons ATGGTAGATCCACCAACCTTCAGTCTCGGGTTGACAGCTTCGGATGAGGAGAAAGGGAATGCTTCATCATCTGGTGCTGAGGCAAATGTAAAGCATaaaggaaagggaaaaaaaGATGAGAAGAAAGTAAGTGATAAAGTGAGGAAAGATAACGATGCTGAGGCAAATGTAAAGCATaaaggaaagggaaaaaaaGATGAGAAGAAAGTAAGTGATAAAGTGAGGAAAGATAACGATGCCGATCCAAGATTGAGGCACAAGCTTAGCATACCTAAGGTGTACGACATTATGCAATTGATAGAAGGAAAAAGAAGGAAAGATCAGATAGTTAAGGAACTTACCGAATGTGGCTTTGGAGGAATGAGGTATATATGTAATTGGACAAAGATTCCTACCTTCTTTGTGGATTGGATAGTAAAAAGCTTTGAAAAAGAGCACATGTGGATTAGACTGACAAAGACAAAGGTACTCCCTTTGAGAGATGATGATGTACATCGAGTGTATGATCTACCAATGGCGGGGAAGGAAATTAACTTGGATCTTTGTTCTGATGGAGCTATAAGGAGACTAAGAAGAGAATTAGGATTGGGTGGGGATAGTTCTCCACATGTGAAGGTGAGTGATTTGGAAAGCAAATTGAAGACGATCGAGCATCCAAAAGCATGGGTTAAAGGAGCAATCTGTTATATCATTCACAATATTTTGTGCCCCACTAATCATAGTGGTGTATCACTACAATATGCACAAATATTGGAGGATCCAGCCGGCGTGTCATCGTACAATTGGTGTTCATATGTTCTTCAATATATGAAAGAAGGTTTGCAAAATCCGATTGTTGCAAATCCATTAGCCGACTTCCATTTCCTCATG ATTAATTATATGGAAAAGATGGGGAAGAAAAGCCCATTTCTGACCGGGAGATACAAACGACCCTCACTTCGTGATTGGGACGTAAAGACGGCAACCCAAGATATTCAAAAGGTCCACGACGTTATGGGACTCGAGTATGGATTGACAGCCGGTGTAACCACATTGAACAACACTGATGAAGTGCCACTCGTGCTATGCTTTGATGCAGATACTTGTCCATTGTCTGCG GCACCGATGCATCTTAATCACTGTAGGTCCTGTATAATGATCTACAATAGAGCTGCTGAAATATTGGAAAGAAGGTTAGCTGAGGGTAAAGATGGGGCAGCTGAACAAAAAGTTGGAAATGAGCAGGCAAATATTGATGAGGGAAATGTTAGGAAACAAGGTCTAAGATATAAATCATCAGctaaaagaagaaaagtaaTTCCCAATGTAGAAGATGAGGAAGCAGATGATGGACAAGGACAACAACCACCACTCTCTGGTACACAAGAAACAATACTGCAGTATCCACAATATTTTGATGCAGGGTAA